The following are encoded in a window of Cydia splendana chromosome 6, ilCydSple1.2, whole genome shotgun sequence genomic DNA:
- the LOC134791593 gene encoding uncharacterized protein LOC134791593, which produces MYIGQNEMSDRARAYPAGDAQGQHPASVGNGQGLSHQPGWGRRKKQAREPKCVRLRYASWNIGTMTGRGRELADVMKRRRINVAFLQETKWKGARAREIGDGYKFYYCGSNGKRR; this is translated from the coding sequence ATGTATATTGGACAAAATGAGATGAGCGATAGGGCTAGGGCGTACCCCGCAGGCGACGCGCAGGGGCAGCACCCGGCTTCTGTGGGAAATGGACAAGGGTTGTCGCACCAGCCCGGGTGGGGGCGACGTAAGAAGCAAGCCCGGGAACCTAAGTGTGTGAGATTGAGGTATGCCAGCTGGAATATAGGGACTATGACTGGGAGGGGAAGAGAGCTAGCAGATGTGATGAAAAGACGACGTATAAATGTAGCCTTCTTACAGGAGACGAAGTGGAAGGGTGCAAGGGCTAGAGAGATTGGGGACGGATATAAGTTCTACTACTGCGGGAGTAACGGCAAACGCAGATAG